In Dryobates pubescens isolate bDryPub1 chromosome 15, bDryPub1.pri, whole genome shotgun sequence, the following proteins share a genomic window:
- the CHADL gene encoding chondroadherin-like protein, producing MRLFRGLLLTVALVLGGTAAARCPAPCVCDNLHAHVLCLNGNLTAIPGTIQELTKKLNFRGNSFAVIPVGAFLATPYLTHLDLQRCRVERLEEGAFRGLGRLLYLNLASNDIALLYQESLDGLSSLQQLVLEGNRIEEIQPGAFGHLGSLTVLDLRANALVYLPDMVFQGLQALRWLRLSHNALHVLGSEAFTALPALRRLSLDHNELQALPGEALARLEAATRLDLGHNPITYIAEEALAMASLKHLFLDHAALQDVAPEAFAGSPQLRTLDLRQNQLRGLPPLAGAGGLARVSLAGNPLLCSCLLRPFHSWLARARVQAEGSCAAPPALRGRPLDSLRPPEMKCAQPLPPPSSPAPSEQPRVASRGQCPRGCTCSAAFRHGSCENRGLREIPRGFPRATRLLDLRRNSFGTVPPAAFPGLKELVSLHLQSCGIRLLRPGALRGLGSLVYLYLADNHLSTLSADALDGVPQLAYLDLDHNAFTHLPTAAFQLLPNLISLHLQHNAIGELLEGALAGARKLRWLYLAGNTIGHIAPSALAAAKMLEKLHLEGNRLPEVPTGALWGLPALSELKLSQNPIKHVGYGAFQPVASSLQHLYLDNVGLEWISPGAFTGLGPKVRSLYLESNKMSDIPDMRNFTGLEILNLRDVPFHCDCQLLPLHRWISKLNLHVGATCESPAEAHGLKVKLSTTFQTCPGWGRGKDGGGSSDKTTSASKPSKKKRSGKSPARGFKKSRA from the exons atgaggctgtTCCGGGGCCTCCTGCTCACAGTGGCCCTGGTGCTGGGAGGGACGGCTGCCGCCCGCTGCCCCGCACCCTGCGTCTGTGACAACCTCCATGCCCATGTCCTCTGCCTCAATGGGAACCTGACagccatccctggcaccatccaGGAG CTCACCAAGAAACTGAACTTTCGGGGCAACAGCTTCGCAGTCATCCCCGTGGGAGCCTTCCTCGCCACCCCCTACCTCACCCACTTGGATCTGCAGCGCTGCagggtggagaggctggaggaaggagctttccgtgggctggggaggctgctctaCCTCAACCTGGCCTCCAACGACATAGCTCTCCTCTACCAGGAGTCCTTGGACGGGctctcctccctccagcagctcgtCCTGGAGGGGAACCGCATTGAGGAGATCCAGCCGGGTGCTTTCGGCCATCTGGGCTCCCTCACTGTCCTTGACCTGAGGGCAAACGCCTTAGTCTATCTCCCAGACATGGtcttccaggggctgcaggccctCAGGTGGCTGCGGCTGTCCCACAATGCCCTCCACGTGCTGGGCAGCGAAGCCTTCAccgccctgcccgccctgcGCAGGCTGAGCCTGGACCACAAcgagctgcaggcactgcccggtgaggccctggccaggctggaggcgGCCACCCGCCTGGACCTGGGCCACAACCCCATCACCTACATAGCCGAGGAGGCTCTGGCCATGGCCTCCCTGAAGCATCTCTTCCTGGACCACGCTGCCCTCCAGGACGTGGCGCCCGAGGCCTTTGccggcagcccccagctgcgcACGCTGGACCTCCGCCAAAATCAGCTGCGAGGGCTGCcccccctggctggggctgggggactgGCGAGGGTCAGCCTGGCTGGgaaccccctgctctgctcctgccttctgCGCCCCTTCCACAGCTGGCTGGCGAGGGCGCGGGTGCAGGCAGAGGGGTCGTGTGCTGCCCCCCCCGCCCTTCGCGGACGGCCGCTGGACTCCCTGAGGCCCCCCGAGATGAAATGcgctcagcccctgcctccccccagctccccagccccctcagagCAGCCAAGGGTGGCCAGCCGTGGGCAGTGTCCCCGGGGCTGTACCTGCTCCGCCGCTTTCCGCCACGGGTCCTGTGAGAACCGGGGGCTGCGCGAGATCCCCCGGGGCTTCCCCAGGGCCACTCGGCTCCTCGACCTGCGCCGCAACAGCTTCGGGACGGTGCCGCCGGCTGCCTTCCCCGGCCTGAAGGAGTTGGTGTCCctgcacctgcagagctgcgGCATCCGGCTGCTGCGCCCCGGGGCGCTGcgggggctgggcagcctggtctaccTCTACCTCGCTGACAACCACCTCTCCACCTTGTCAGCCGACGCTTTGGACGGGGTCCCGCAGCTGGCCTACCTTGATCTAGACCACAACGCCTTCACccacctgcccacagctgctttccagctgctgcccaacCTCATCTCCCTGCACCTGCAGCACAACGCTattggggagctgctggagggtgccctggctggggccagGAAGCTGCGCTGGCTCTACCTTGCAGGCAATACCATCGGCCACATCGCCCCcagtgccctggctgctgccaagatgctggagaagctgcaCCTGGAGGGGAACCGCCTGCCAGAGGTGCCCACGGGAGCCCTGtgggggctgcctgccctgagcgaGCTGAAGCTGTCCCAAAACCCCATCAAGCACGTGGGGTACGGTGCCTTCCAGCCAGTggcctccagcctgcagcacctctacCTGGACAACGTGGGCCTGGAGTGG ATTTCCCCTGGTGCCTTCACTGGCCTTGGTCCCAAGGTCAGAAGTCTCTACCTGGAGAGCAACAAAATGAGTGACATCCCTGACATGAGGAACTTCACAGGGCTGGAGATCCTCAACCTGAGGGATGTACCTTTCCACTGTgactgccagctccttcccctgcacag GTGGATCAGCAAACTCAACCTCCATG